In Silene latifolia isolate original U9 population chromosome 6, ASM4854445v1, whole genome shotgun sequence, the genomic window taattttttttatctcccttTTAATTCACAAAATCGTTTCTCTTCCCTCGAATAATTTTTTGaaattaatcaataattaataacaaaaagtATTATGTGATATTGATTTGTTGCTTAAAATACTCTAACAATAACgtcgaaatttaaaatttagtatgaattttgatttttaatttatCTAGAAATTAAAAAGACCGAAATTTACTGTTTGTTatgctaatttattttttatataaatatttttttaatttaggTATCATTTTAAGTGGATCATTATATGAACATGAATTACCCTCTTAATTAAACATGTCATACTACATGGAGGATTGGTGACGTGGAATTTTGGTAATGCGATGTGGCATTTAGTAATACGAGGTGGCATTGTTTACGTGGCTTTTAaggtttacccttttaataatatttataaatactAAAATTTGTCTATCAAATTTACGTTTAACTTGACATCAGAGCAATGTAGGGTAGTTGCCGGGGCCGTCGTCTGTCATCATGTCTAAAGACAAGAGAACAATGAAAGCACACAAACTCTCATTCCCTATATTTTCTCAACCGTAAAAATGGTGACTTATTTAGCATCTataaatcttattaaaaggctaaaCATAAAAAGCCACGTAGATATGGACTAAATGGCACATCTataaatcttattaaaaggctaaaCATAAAAAGCCACGTAGATATGGACTAAATGGCACATCATATTTTTAAATGCCACTTTGCATGCCTAAAATTCCACGTGTCAAATAACTCTTTCTTACAAAGTAGAACTAACGTATGCTTTGTAGTCTTGCATTGTGAATAGGATAATTAGGAACCATTATTACTAATATTAGTTAGTATCCATTCGTCTTCCTAAAAATTAGTGGGTCTAGAATTCTAATCAAAACGTAATAACTTTTCAACTATCATGTTCTTTAATCCATCATTTACTTTCCATAACTTTTCGTTGACTATCTTCCAATTTCTAAAAGGGTAACCTATATATGGCTTTCGACATTCTGAAATAATACTTTCATAaatattcattcaatttaattcacTCGAATTAAAAATATGTAATATGTAATGATTCTCAAATGTCAATTCCTCCGCCTTAGGTACCATTTTCTTATTTAATTTTCTTATTTAATGGAGAAAAAAAAGATGAATTGAACTCTATTCTCTCAATCTTTTTTTGTAATTCAATAGATagtgttgattttgatttttctgtttttttcttcATCTGAACTACTAATTGAATATGATTTTTGTTGCAGGATCTTATATGAATTGGGAATTGTCAAAGGTGGCAAGATAAATTTGTCCTGGAAAGTGTTGTCGCTTAAGACCCGTCATTTTTTGTTAACTCTCTGTTGAGTTTTTATCATTATGTTGTTGCTCTTACACTTGAATTCCCCATTTATAGAGTTAAATAACATTCTTCATTTTGATTAAAgatatatatttatatttattgtacTATTCCAGATTTCAACTTTATTAGCTTCAATGTTACATATTAGTTTTTCTCTAACAGATGGTATGTTATATTAACTAACATATTTGCATGAGTAATTGAGTATTATTTAAGCTTTGTCTATTTGTATTATTTTCAGctttacattttttttattagAATATACTTCCTCTATTCTCCTTTGATGTTCCCATTTTTCTTTTTAGGCCATTTCACTATAATGTTCCCATTTGGTTTCTTTCTATTTTTGGGCCTAAAAAATGACCAAATGGTCCTTGTTGCCATTACATATTTACACTATATACCATATATTAGCCcacttaatcccacaaataacattatacctccagtggtacaatagcatcatacaaccaagttatatcttatcgagcttatgtgtaatttttttgagctttcttaaagttaagttttttatgtttaagtgagtgagttcagaaattttatagtataactcgacttctttaaaacaaaactcgaaaactttattatatagctcaggttctagagcatacaactgggtacaactggttgtaggatctattaactgCACTTAATCCTACTTATATCCATACCCCACTAGCTTAGTCATTtttttattgttaaaaattgGCCCACTTGCGAGCTTAGTCTTTTTTTCATTGCTAAAAATTGGTCCACTTGCTCATAATCCATTTTGTCTTGATTGTTCCACCAAAAGCAAATGGGAACATCAAACAAGAATGGAGGAAGTAGTAAGTTTCTCCTATACACAGTATTTCTTTTGTTAAGGAAATAGGGTAAAAAACCTTAAACAAATTAAAAGGAAAAGGACAATTAACCAACAGGCGAAGGAAAAAAAACGAATAATGGGAAACTTACTAAAGGCTATATGGAGGAACTCAGGAACACAAGTACACAACAAGGAAGGTTGGTACTATACCTTCCAATGCAAATCCTTTTTATATACGAGTTAGGCTTCACGATAATGTAAAGTTGTCTTCTTTACAATTATTGTTAAACTCTATTATTCGTCTTGATTTTGTAAATGCCTTGACAGATAGATTAATTCAACCGTTGAGAAGGCAATGTTCACGGACGCTATTTATCATCACAATTTCTCATTTGTAACGAGCATTTTTCATCACAAGCTTGTAACCTTTTACAAGATGCAAGTGTGAGAAGGATTGTGAGACGTCAGAAGCTTGTGGCGGTCACAAGTGAGACCTTCTGATTTATTATACGTATGTAATGGTATATACTTGTAATTATGGTTAATGGCATTGTAATATTCTGTATAAATAATTCCGGAACAACATAAACAATGTACAAATGTTTGAACCACATAAATAATATTGAAGATATTTTGCTACAAAATTATTTTACCCCTTCACTTATTTAGTACGTTGATTGAATTGTAAAATTACAGCATTTCGTGTTCTTGTGCTTGAGAGGGAGGAATCTCATAGTTAAGATTTTCCATTTTTGCATGTTTAGAAAATTGAATTGACAAGAATGCCCCCTCTCAATCGATTGATGGTAACAATGGCAGACATATGGAGAGCTTGTGGATCAACGACAACTGTTTGGTTATATGATCGATCTGTTCGATCATAACTACACATCCTCTTAACATTCTCTTTCATCTAAGAGGATGATCAATCCTCTTAAATGTGGATGCTCTTAGTACAATTTTTACAGCTATTACAATTAGGGTTGGGCACCGGTCCAACATCGGACCGAACTGGTCCGGAACCGGAATCGGCAAAATTCACGGACCGGGGAcggaccggattacaaaaattccgGTCCGGGACCGGACCGCAAAAATTCCGGTCCGATACCGGACCGGACCGGTTTACCGGAATTACTcactttttcaaattccggtccaTTGGACCAGAATAAAAATGCAATACTTTCAAAAGtatgttttatttgggtatgtattgtttttttattcatcatttttcctttTAACACATTTGATCATTtatgcaaaaatttaaaatttagaaTTTTTGATAAATTGATATAGATTAAATAGCATTTATTAAAGTTCATAACTATGTTACTATAAAAAATATAATTGATGAGAATTAAAATATTGAGAAGATAAAAAAAACCTataatcatatactccctcctattcaagaTAAAACTCCCTatttccatttccgtctattcacaataactttcctatttccttttttggtaagtgtttgtgtggtccaaatttaattgtatggtgaggtagtgtatttgtgtggttcaaatttatttatatggtggggtagtatgttttcttaatttttgtgtcaaaatgaaatgagaggtttattgtgaataggagaGAGTATGTTTTAAGCTCCTTACATTGAGAGATTTATCattctcaaaaaaaaaagaaaaaaaaaagagaaaataattcAACATTATGTATTAATTTTCCCTTTCATCTTCACCTACTAACGTATTTATCCTAAATGACAAAGAGACGTTCAAACTTTCACATACAAATTTTAGTAcaaaatctatacaatctaattaaaaggcaatcttaaccatttaattttttttacatggGGCCATGAGTTACAgaactcattgatgatttgaaggtgttttttttgttttttttaaaccCAAAATGTTATTAGtatattaattaaaacaacaaataaagtacaatatatagtttATTGTTAAAGAAATAAGGCGTTAACTAACTaaattttatatattttaagACTACATTTTTAAAATGGATCAACTAATTGCTcggacaaatataaacaatagagaaaaataactaaactaaaacagataaacccgtgaatttcacgggtcacaaacctagtttatTAGATTTCTAACTGAAGGAATAAATCGCGCGGCAGGTGATAGAAAGACGCCATTCCAAGAAGAGATACGCTTTAAGACACTTTCAATCAGACCTCTATCTTATCTGTTCTATCAAGCTTATCAACTTATTTTCTATCGGTATTTAAAATATCGATAAGTGTGACTAAGAAGATTAACTCTCTCTTGTGGCATTTTTGGTGGGCGGGCTACAGATTAGGTAAATCGCTTCACTGGTGTAGTCGGATGTTTACCAGTCTCCTCAAGAGAGAGGGAGGTCTTGCATACGAAATATTGAGTGTCTAAATCAAGCAATGCTGGCCAAACATGCGTGGAGGTTAGTCTCTGATGAGGATTCCTTATTCTGCCGTACCTTCCGGGAGAAAATCTTAGGCTGCTCCTTTTTTCAACATGTGCCTGTTCATAGAGTGTCTGGTGACTTTTTGTTGCCAAAAAATTTCTCTCTACATGTTAGAGAGAGTCTTTTCTCTCGTTTGAGAGTTTTAAGTAAACACAAAAAAGAAACTTTTAATTTTAAAGCATGTTTTTTTACGCAAACTTTGCTCTTCTTTTCCTTccaattaaaaagaaaaacaaatttcTTCTTTTTGCATGTACTTTTGGGAAATTACATTTCCTTTTTAACCGTTTGCTCTTCTCCAAGTTCTAATGATTGCTATCCGGCGCAATCTTTTGGAGTTCTTTTTTAAGATCTTTTATTTTTTGTCAGAACTTTTCTTCCTTTTGCCTTACATGCAGTAACGGATGTTGGTTCTTTTAATTATTTAAACCTTCAATCTTCTCTTCACCTTTCCATTCTCATCCGCTTTCTCTTTATAAAACTTCCTTTTTAAATCTCTGTTTCTTTTCTAAGTATGGAAAATAGCTTTAACTTTTACATGGAGGATATAAATCCTCCTTTGGAAAATACCTTCAATGATATAAATTTTCGCACGGAAGCAGCAAATAATCCTGGCATCATTAGTGAATGGCGTTTTCCAAGAATTGGGAGCATTGTTTCTCCTAGTCCTGAGGGTTTAGTTGATTCAGTTTATTTCTGGAACCAGTGTCTTTTGGGCTATCTGGTTGATTATAGGCTTCTCCGAGCTTATAATGTCAATCGCATTATAGAAGATCATTGGGCTACAAGGGGTCATGTACATGTTCGTCGCATGGGAGATTTATATATCATTCATTTTGATGACATGCATGACCTCCAGGATGTGCTTGATCGAAGCGTTTTGGTTATTGATGGTGCCCTAATGGTTTTAAAACTGTGGCAGCCTGCTCTAGTTCCTCGCACGGTTACTTTTCCCACAGCTAGGGTTTGGGTACGTGTATGTGGATTACCATTTGAGTATTTGAATATGCATGTTGCTAATCTGGTTGCTAGAATATTCGGGGATGATACGATTATTGAAGAATTTAACACCATTCCAGATCATGATTTTCTTCGGTTAAGGGTTACTGTTCAGTTGGGTAATCCATTAAACCCGGGTTTCTTTCTTGCATGCTGCGAGAATAAGCTGTTATGGATCCAATTTAAATATGAATAAATCTTCAAGTATTGCGTTCGTTGTGGTCGTGTGGGACACAAGATTGCTCAACGCATTGAGCAGATTGATGATATTGTTCACAGCATTAATTCATCTTTGGAATATGTTATTCAGCGAGGCTTTGCTGTCTTTCAAACACGTTACCAGTTCACTATGTTCAATCTCAATCTTTGTGCTTTTCCTTCCACAACTAGATTCGTGACTTCACGAATAAGGCTCGGACAACATAGAGGGAGTTATGTACCAGCTGATTATCTCACTGAACGGGTCATTGATTTCGATTTGGGTCTTGTTTATGGAGGACGAATTTATCCGGGGATGGAGTTTGCCGTCACTGCTCTTCCCTTCGCAAGTCCAATTATCTATGATAATGTTGATATTTTAAATCAACATATGCAACATGCAGCTGATAATGGTGAAGATGTGCATGTGAATGTTGATATGGAGACGGAGGATAATGGTAATATTACTCCAATGATGCATGCAGCAGTCCCTACTGAATAGAATGGTCATGCAGAGCATGCGACGGAGGATAATGGAAATTTTACTCCAATGATGCATGCAGAAGTCACTGCTGAACAGAATGGTCATGCAGTACATGCCAATGGTTTTTTGGCCCCGGCTGGCCCTCCTAATGGTCCCATGCATCCTTTGGATCCACATGCAAGAGAGTTGAATGGTTTTGGGGCAACAACAATTCTTACTGCTGACGATATCCAGAATATTCAAGATGATCAGGAAAATCGGATTGACGGTTTCAATCCAAATGGCACTATTGTGGTAGGGGACCCTCTTACTGATGGTAATATCTTTTTGGTTCCAGTATCTGAACCTTTACAAAACATTGCTACACCTTTTCATCATATTGATCAGAATGGAGGTTTTCTTCCAAATGGTTTGCCTACTACTCATTTGGGCGATGCTGTTACTACAATTCCTTTTCATACTACTAAAGCTACTGCTGTTCCTGTCATGCAAGAAGATGTTACTCCTCCTGTCCAAGGTAATGGTTCACCGTTTCCTCCTGAAAATGGTCATGTTAACTTTTTCCAGGCTGAAATTAATCCCAATCCACCTGATGCCGGCCATAATGACAATGTTCATTCTTCTCCTGATCCTGTCAATGTATCACATCATAACTCTCCTCCTGCTTGGAATCAAGGTGAACCATATTTAATTTATCGTGGTCATGGAGAGATGGAATTCAACTTCAATGAAAATGCTTTCATTCTCAATTCTATTAGGGTTCGTAAGGAGAATCAAGAACTTCTTGTTCTTAGGGAAAATGATGATCGAGGATACAATCAATTTATTGACGCTCCTGAAGACGTTCTTATCTTCTTTCATGCTCCTATTGCTGATTCTGATTTTGATAATTTTGTGGCTGCTAATACTGTTCATAACAGTAATGCTTGTGGCTCCACGGATTCTGTTTTCTCTACACCTGAATGGCCTCTATTGAGTAATTCTTCTCATTCTCTGGATACGACTGGATCTTCATCTCATTCTGATTCACTCTTTCATGACGCTTTTCAGGAGCTCAATGAGGTCATTGCTCCGTTGGATAATAGAGTTACAGCAATACAAAACGCTGACAGTATTGTACCTCTTCGTGTAAACAATGATATTATTGTTTCCAATCTTCCTACCTCTTTGTTTAATCAGGATATTGTTAGGTCTGCTGATGTGCAGTTGTCTAATATTGACGGGAATGCACTAGTTTCTCATGGAAAAGGCAAAGATTTGCGTATGGTTGCTGAAAGCTTGGGTCATTCATATGAGCCTCCTTCTGCTTCTTCCAAAAGAAGGGCTTTCTCTGATCCAGGGACTTACTGTAGCACGGGCATGGAGTTATATGATTATGATGAAGATTTTCTTAAGGCTACTGTCAGTCCAAAGAAGCATAAAGCAAATTCTCTTTTCTATCATGGCGAGAGTTCTAGGCCATCATTTTCTGCTTTCCATTTAACTATTGCTGATGATGATATGATCATCTCTAGCTCTGAATCTGATGACAATGGAAATGGAGCAGCTAAAGGTTTTGCGGGGGTTGAGCCTAATCAACCCCCTTCGTCATCATGAGGTGCATATCATGGAATTGTAGGGGACGCAAAAATTCGCTCGCCCCTACAATTTCAAAGATTAGAGCGATGACctataaaaataatatgtatGATATAGTTTTTTTATCTGAAACCAAATGTAGTACGCAGTATGTAGCTTCTATTTTTCACTTTTATGGGTTTGATCATTATGTGGGGGTTGATGCAATTGGTTCTAAAGGAGGTCTATGGGTTGGATGGAAGTCCTCTTGGAATATTGATTGTATCACTAAGAACCCTAACTTTATTATTATCAAGATTAATGAATGTGGCGGACGTTTCTGGTACATCTTCTTTATTTATGGTTCACCAAAAAGAGAGCAACGACAATCAGTATGGCTTCATATCGAACAATGGATTACACGTATggatttgcattttattttacttGGTGACTTTAATCAAGTCGAATTTAAAGAAGAAAAATTGGGAGGTAATAAGGGATCCATTTACGGAGCAGAATTTTTCTCGGAATGGAAAGTTCGAAATTCCCTTTATGATATTGTTTATAAAGGACCGAAAATCACGTGGTGTAATAATCGAAAGGGTGCCAAAAGAATTTACGAACGTATTGATAAAGGGTTAGCGTCTCCTTTATGGTATTCATTGTTTCCCTATTTTGGTATAAAACATTTCCCTATTCAATGTTCCGATCATGCGCCAATCATTTTTTATACCGGTTTTTTTGAACCACATAAACGGAAATTTTTTCGCATGGAAGCCTGGGCTTTTGAATATGAAGATACACTTCAACTTTTGAAGCAAGAATGGTTTCATTATGATAGAGGATCTTCAGTGACAAAGCTTTCACGGAAATTACGACGAACTCGATATGTTTTCAAGAATTGGACTCTCAATAAGCGAAAATCATGGAATGAAAAATGGTCGGAGTTTGATGACAGATTAGAAATTGAGCTGGAAATAATTTTTAGTGGTCATAGTGAAGAAGGATATCAAAAATGGCATGATACCTATATTGAATTTAATAAAGCTGCAACACTTTATTGGCGACAACGATCAAAAATACATTGGATCAAATATGGGGACGCTGGTACTCGGTTCTTTTTTAATTCGGTTAAACATCGGCATGATCGTAATTTGATTGTGGGTTTGAAAAAGGATGATAATTCTTGGACCTTTGATAGGCAAGAGTTAGCTGGTATTTTTGATGATCATTTCAAAAATATATATGGAGTCAATATTTCTCATGGTACTTTTCAACAATATCAAGAGACTCATAAGCATTTGTTTGGGAATATAAAGTTCTTGTTATCTAGCGATCAGCAAGACTTTTTCTCTTCCTCTTTCACACGTAAGGAAGTAAGAACGGCTGTTTTTCAACATGGCTCAACTAAATCACCCGGACCGGATGGAATTCCTGCTCTTTTCTATCAAAAATTCTGGTTTCACATTAAAACCGAAGTTGAGGATGCTGTTCTTTTTATGCTTAATACGGGGAATATTTCAGCTGAATTCAATCGTACTGCTATTGCACTCATTCCTAAGGTTGCTAGTTCGAAAACAGTTGACAATTTTCGACCAATCAGTCTTTGTAATGTTATTATGAAGATTGTTACAAAGTGTATTTCTAACAGATTAAAAGGGGTCATGTCTTTTCTCGTAGGGGATTATCAAAATGGGTTTGTTCCTGGTAGACACATTGCTGATAATATTTTATTATCTTATGAGTTATTACATCACATCTCCAATAAGCGTATTGGAAAAAGGGGTCTTATTGCTGTTACAGTAGATATGAGCAAAGCTTATGATCGGCTGAATTGGAATTTCATTAGATGTACTCTTCTTTCCATGAAGTTTCCGTTTACTTTTGTCGACCTTATTATGAATTGTGTCACTACGGTGTCTTATGAAGTTTTGATCAATGGTTCGCCAGGGAAGAGTTTTACTCCAAAAGCTGGTATTCGTCAGGGGGATCCGCTTTCTTCGTATCTCTTTGCATTATGTACAGAAGTTTTATCTCAATTACTTTGCTCAGCACAAGACAAAAAACTGATTAAGGGTATACGAATTTCACGTGATGCTCCTCCTATTTCGCATTTACTTTTTGCAGACGATTCTATTTTCTTTCTAGATGCTCGGGCATCGGATTGTGTTGCCTTAATGACGTTATTAACTCAATATGGGGACGCATCTGGCCAACGCATAAATGAGGCTAAGACTACTATTACTACGAGTCCTAATTGCACTCTTCGAAATTACAAAGATTGTTTGAAAATCTTGAAAGCACCGGGGCACAAAAGCATGGGCAAATACTTGAGGTTACCTACTGATTTTGGATCTTCGAAAAAGGAGATTTTTGCTATGGTCATTGATAAAGTTCGAACAAGAATTCAAAGCTGGAATAATAATTACTTATCATCGGCTGGACGACTGACTCTTATTAATTCAGTACTCTCTTcgctttcccttttctctctatCGGTATTTAAAATGCCGGTAACTGTGAGTTCGAAGATTAATTCTCTTCTCTCACAGTTTTGGTGGGGGGGTACTATTATGAGGAGAAGTCTTCACTGGTgtagtaatattattattagtgcTTCGAAATCTGATGGTGGACTTGGCATTCGTAATATTGGTTGTCTTAATCAAAGTCTTTTAGCCAAAATTGGATGGAAAATTTTGATAGCTCCTACTAGCCTTATTAGCAAAGTTCTTGGgccaaaatataaaatatttccTCACACAATTTTTAGCTGTTCCTTTGCTACAACTGGGAATCATTCTTGGGGAGAGCGTGGAATTCGCTGGGGTGTTCAATAACTACGGGAAAATTTAGCTTGGCAAGTTGGTTTTCCATCCCTTCTTGATGTTTGGAAGGATAAATGGATTTATGGATTGTCGTTGGGTCAGCTTCTCGGCCTTTCTGAACATGAAATCAATGCGAAGCCATCTCTTACTGTGTGTCAATTGCAAAATGCTTCTGGGGATTGGGATGTTGAGGCGGTTTTTTCTATTTGTGGCAATATTTTGGCACCTTACATCCTTGCTCTTCCTCTTGCTGCTGAAGATTTTGATGATAGTCTATATTGGACTAGAAATAAAAATGGTCAGTATTCTGTTAAAAGTGGATATGCGATGGCCTTGTCGAAATTTTGGACTACCAAGGCTACTCATACAGATCATAATCGGATGACTGCTTCTTCTAAATCATTTTGTAAAAAACGATAATGGACTCTTCCTATTCAGGGCAAATGGAAATCTTTCCTTTGGAAACTTTTATCCAATTCTCTTCATATTGGTCTTGAAGCCAGTAAAAGAAATCTTCCATGGAATTATCAGTGCAAACTTTGTGCATCTTTTGATGATCACTTGGAATCTTTAGAGCATCTTTTTCGTGACTGCTTGATTTCATCACACATCTGGGCGGGTTCACCGTTAGGCATTCGCAGTTTTAATGGCAACAATATTCCTATTCAGTTATGGGTAATTAATTGGATTAGTTTTCTTCATAAGGAGTATTCCTTGGATTCCTGCATTCTCTTTATAAGCACGTTATGGCGAATATGGTGCTTACGGAAAGATTTGGTTTTTCGTCCGGACTCGGTTATGGGGTTATCTTCACAAATTAGGATTCTTACGACGGATGCTATCAATAACACTTCAGTGGCTAAGCTTCGTCTTTCTTCCTTTGCCATTCCACTTTCGGGGGATTCATCTGTATTGGAGTCAATTAAGAATCATCTGCCATTTTTTATCATCAACAATTGTCTTTGCTCCGATAACATCCGTCTTATGTGCGATGCTTCTTGGCATTCGGATTTTAGGGCTTCTGCTGGATGGATTCTTCAGGATTCAGTTGGAGACGTTCTTTATACAGGACGTTCTCGTTTTCGGGCAAGCTCTGCTTTTCAAGCTGAAGCAATGGCTCTGTTTCATGCTCTCAAGGATGCTGCTTGTAAGGGTTATTGGCATGTTGATGCTCAGTCTGATTGTCTTCCTCCGGTTCTTCTTCTTGCTGGCTGCACGGATGTCCAACAAGACCTCAAGACTCTCTGTCGTTCTATTTTTAATGTTCTTACTTCGTTTCATTGTTGTTCAATAAGTCACTGTCCAAGGGTTCTAAATCGGCCTGCTCATTGTCTTGCGATTTCCGCAAGATGATGATCTTAGCCTTTCCGTAATAAAAAAGGGTGTCTGGTGGTGCCTCTTAGGGCACTAGAAGTATTGCTCATAGCTTGGGTTTTATTTTGGATCATATTGCCTTGAAGCCAGGGAGAGAGTCCAATCTGAATATATGGAGCACTCGGTGGGTCGATGGAGGATTACCTGATCCTAATGAAGATTTGTTAGACCCGAGTTTTAATTTCTTAACACTAATACAGATATAgggtataacaacggttaaagaccgttgttatataaaaaaagtggacgttgttaaagtgtccgttgttaaaggttttaacaacggttggttttttaagaaacccgttgtgaaaactataacaacggttaaaaaccgttgtcgttACGAGACATTCGTTGTGTAAAGTGTaactaatttttggtgggaaagttataacaacggttacaaaagaaaaaaccgttgttataactaaagacaacggttttttttttaataaccgTTATTATTgtgtttaaaaaaaataaaaaaaataaaaatacaaagcattACTGCCAAAATCCCTCCTGCATCAATTAattattactagatgcatgcattattactgccaaaatctctgcatgaaaggacacaatatatggaatgcgaagggttataagatttgaagcagtga contains:
- the LOC141587553 gene encoding uncharacterized protein LOC141587553, producing MEAWAFEYEDTLQLLKQEWFHYDRGSSVTKLSRKLRRTRYVFKNWTLNKRKSWNEKWSEFDDRLEIELEIIFSGHSEEGYQKWHDTYIEFNKAATLYWRQRSKIHWIKYGDAGTRFFFNSVKHRHDRNLIVGLKKDDNSWTFDRQELAGIFDDHFKNIYGVNISHGTFQQYQETHKHLFGNIKFLLSSDQQDFFSSSFTRKEVRTAVFQHGSTKSPGPDGIPALFYQKFWFHIKTEVEDAVLFMLNTGNISAEFNRTAIALIPKVASSKTVDNFRPISLCNVIMKIVTKCISNRLKGVMSFLVGDYQNGFVPGRHIADNILLSYELLHHISNKRIGKRGLIAVTVDMSKAYDRLNWNFIRCTLLSMKFPFTFVDLIMNCVTTVSYEVLINGSPGKSFTPKAGIRQGDPLSSYLFALCTEVLSQLLCSAQDKKLIKGIRISRDAPPISHLLFADDSIFFLDARASDCVALMTLLTQYGDASGQRINEAKTTITTSPNCTLRNYKDCLKILKAPGHKSMGKYLRLPTDFGSSKKEIFAMVIDKVRTRIQSWNNNYLSSAGRLTLINSVLSSLSLFSLSDKWIYGLSLGQLLGLSEHEINAKPSLTVCQLQNASGDWDVEAVFSICGNILAPYILALPLAAEDFDDSLYWTRNKNGQYSVKSGYAMALSKFWTTKATHTDHNRMTASSKSFSSKRNLPWNYQCKLCASFDDHLESLEHLFRDCLISSHIWAGSPLGIRSFNGNNIPIQLWVINWISFLHKEYSLDSCILFISTLWRIWCLRKDLVFRPDSVMGLSSQIRILTTDAINNTSVAKLRLSSFAIPLSGDSSVLESIKNHLPFFIINNCLCSDNIRLMCDASWHSDFRASAGWILQDSVGDVLYTGRSRFRASSAFQAEAMALFHALKDAACKGYWHVDAQSDCLPPVLLLAGCTDVQQDLKTLCRSIFNVLTSFHCCSISHCPRVLNRPAHCLAISAR